The following proteins are encoded in a genomic region of Bos javanicus breed banteng chromosome 20, ARS-OSU_banteng_1.0, whole genome shotgun sequence:
- the SELENOP gene encoding selenoprotein P, producing the protein MWRGLGLALALCLLLTGGTESQGQSSYCKQPPPWSIKDQDPMLNSYGSVTVVALLQASUYLCILQASRLEDLRVKLEKEGYSNISYVVVNHQGISSRLKYVHLKNKVSEHIPVYQQEENQPDVWTLLNGNKDDFLIYDRCGRLVYHLGLPYSFLTFTYVEDSIKTVYCEDKCGNCSLKALEDEDVCKNVFLATKEKTAEASQRHHHPHPHSHPHPHPHPHPHPHPHHGHQLHENAHLSESPKPDTPDTPENPPPSGLHHHHHRHKGPQRQGHSDNCDTPVGSESLQPSLPQKKLURKRCINQLLUQFPKDSESALSSCCCHCRHLVFEKTGSAITUQCTEKLPSLCSUQGLLAEENVIESUQURLPPAAUQAAGQQLNPTEASTKUSUKNKAKMUKUPSN; encoded by the exons ATGTGGAGAGGCCTGGGGCTGGCTCTGGCTCTCTGCCTCCTCCTAACCGGAGGGACAGAGAGCCAGGGCCAAAGCTCCTATTGTAAGCAACCTCCACCCTGGAGCATAAAGGATCAAGACCCTATGCTGAACTCCTACGGTTCAGTGACTGTGGTTGCTCTTCTTCAAGCCAGCTGATACCTGTGCATTCTGCAGGCATCTAG ATTGGAGGACCTGCGAGTAAAACTGGAGAAAGAAGGATATTCTAACATCTCCTATGTTGTTGTTAATCATCAAGGAATCTCTTCTCGATTAAAATATGTGCATCTTAAAAATAAGGTTTCAGAACATATTCCTGTTTACCAACAAGAAGAAAACCAACCAGATGTCTGGACTCTCTTAAATGGAAACAAAGATGACTTCCTCATATATGACAG ATGTGGCCGCCTTGTATATCATCTTGGTTTGCCTTATTCCTTCCTAACTTTCACATATGTAGAAGATTCCATTAAGACTGTTTACTGTGAAGATAAATGTGGAAACTGCTCTCTCAAG GCACTGGAAGATGAAGACGTctgtaaaaatgtatttctggCTACCAAGGAGAAAACAGCTGAGGCTTCACAGCGacatcaccacccccacccccactcccacccccacccccacccccatccccatccccacccccatccccatcaTGGGCATCAGCTTCATGAAAATGCTCATCTTTCAGAGTCTCCAAAACCAGACACACCAGATACCCCTGAGAATCCCCCTCCTTCAGGtcttcatcaccaccaccacaggcACAAGGGTCCCCAAAGACAGGGTCACTCAGATAACTGTGATACACCAGTAGGAAGTGAAAGTTTACAACCTTCTCTTCCACAAAAGAAGCTCTGACGAAAGAGATGCATAAATCAGTTACTCTGACAGTTTCCCAAAGATTCAGAATCTGCTTTGAGTAGCTGCTGTTGCCACTGTCGACATCTGGTATTTGAAAAAACAGGGTCTGCAATCACCTGACAGTGTACAGAAAAGCTCCCCTCTTTGTGTAGCTGACAGGGCCTTTTGGCAGAGGAGAATGTCATTGAATCTTGACAGTGACGTTTGCCTCCAGCTGCCTGACAGGCAGCAGGTCAGCAGCTCAACCCCACAGAAGCCAGCACCAAGTGAAGCTGAAAAAATAAGGCCAAAATGTGAAAATGACCTTcaaattaa